From the uncultured Trichococcus sp. genome, one window contains:
- a CDS encoding phage tail spike protein, translated as MVYTVYCDNELLFDPRIDELAIFEKKIALEVNKTGSFDFKIYPSHPMYDRIKRVKSSIEVYQDAYLVFRGRVLDDVQDFNNAKDVICEGDLAFLNDGIVRPYSYSGSVSGFLSYVLDEYNAQVEVAKRFILGNVTVTDPNDYITRSSITASSAWDVVNDKLIKLLGGYIRIRRSGGINYLDYLEDSTMQSLQEIKLGENLLDLNKEIKGQDIVTALIPYGAKLGNDTDERLTIAAVNGGIDYVFNQEAVDAYGWIFATKTWDDVTVGDNLLTKAAAELASRINLSVSLDVSAIDLSMTNGQIDELRFFEYVKINSPAHQLNEFMLIQKLTIDMENPQNNKLTLGTNYATFSESQLNTEKAIENVSNNVSETNTKVQNYVTEQVTTLNSNIEQSAGAIRTEVAETYTSKSELNEYKESVSTQFTQTSNDFTFTFSELRQFIDNVDGDQQTQFEEIRKFIQFLDGDIILGEVGNPLKLKIENDRIAFILNGVEGAYWANGNFYITDVRVLTSIRIGNYAFIPRSNGNLSFKWVG; from the coding sequence GTGGTTTATACAGTCTATTGTGACAACGAATTGCTATTCGATCCCCGGATTGATGAACTGGCCATATTCGAAAAAAAAATAGCGTTGGAAGTCAACAAAACGGGATCGTTTGATTTTAAAATCTATCCATCCCATCCAATGTACGATCGAATCAAGCGAGTGAAATCATCGATCGAAGTCTACCAGGATGCTTATCTAGTATTCCGAGGCCGTGTGCTGGATGATGTCCAGGACTTTAACAACGCGAAGGATGTCATTTGTGAGGGCGACCTCGCTTTTTTGAATGATGGCATCGTTAGGCCGTACTCTTACTCTGGTAGCGTGTCCGGCTTTTTAAGCTATGTCCTGGATGAATATAATGCGCAGGTGGAAGTAGCTAAACGTTTTATTTTGGGCAACGTTACCGTTACTGATCCAAACGATTACATTACACGGTCCAGCATCACAGCATCGAGCGCGTGGGATGTGGTAAACGACAAATTGATCAAGCTGCTGGGCGGCTATATTAGGATTCGCAGGTCAGGCGGCATCAACTACTTGGATTACCTGGAAGATAGCACGATGCAAAGTCTTCAGGAAATCAAACTGGGCGAAAACCTGCTGGATCTGAACAAGGAAATCAAAGGGCAAGACATCGTAACGGCGCTGATCCCTTATGGAGCAAAGCTGGGGAACGACACGGACGAGCGCCTGACCATTGCGGCCGTTAACGGCGGTATTGATTACGTGTTTAATCAGGAGGCCGTCGATGCTTATGGCTGGATTTTTGCAACAAAAACATGGGATGACGTGACAGTTGGAGATAACCTGCTCACGAAAGCAGCTGCCGAACTAGCTAGCCGCATAAATTTGAGCGTTTCTCTTGATGTATCTGCTATCGATTTATCCATGACGAATGGTCAGATCGACGAGCTTCGGTTTTTTGAATATGTAAAAATAAACAGCCCGGCGCATCAACTTAATGAGTTCATGCTGATCCAAAAGTTGACCATCGATATGGAAAATCCGCAGAACAACAAGCTGACCCTGGGAACGAATTACGCGACCTTTTCTGAAAGTCAATTGAACACGGAAAAAGCGATCGAAAACGTGTCGAACAATGTCAGCGAAACCAACACTAAAGTGCAGAATTATGTCACTGAACAAGTCACGACACTTAATTCGAACATTGAACAATCTGCCGGGGCGATCCGGACAGAAGTCGCAGAAACGTACACGAGTAAAAGCGAATTGAATGAGTACAAGGAGTCTGTTTCAACGCAGTTCACTCAGACAAGCAACGATTTCACCTTCACTTTCAGTGAGCTTCGGCAGTTTATCGACAACGTGGATGGAGACCAGCAAACGCAGTTCGAGGAAATTCGCAAATTCATCCAATTTTTGGACGGGGACATCATCCTGGGAGAAGTTGGGAATCCACTGAAATTAAAAATCGAAAACGATCGCATCGCATTTATCCTAAACGGTGTTGAGGGTGCGTATTGGGCGAACGGCAATTTCTACATTACCGATGTGCGCGTTTTGACTAGCATCCGAATAGGAAATTATGCTTTTATTCCGCGTTCAAACGGAAATCTATCGTTTAAGTGGGTGGGGTGA
- a CDS encoding DUF859 family phage minor structural protein: protein MALSGTYTQIFTNNSAFRLRIEWSATQDISGNYSTVWADLYIDSLQSWASVSDATSSACSITINGSTKTFYNTSTLSGYGSKKLGSHGVIVYHNADGTKQFTISASHNFDITWNGSYVGTVNVSGSAWLNTIPRATTPTLSNFNPIMGDTITISLPRASDSFTHYVYHDFFVGSWTQINQVAAGTSLQWTVPLEEYANRIPNAESGGGRIQVDTYNGGTYIGSKIINFTAHIPAAAMPSITSTSIAEAVSGLHAKFGAYVQSKSKLALAMAGAGIYKSTVASYKITANGTSYNTNSATTSELNASGTQDVTFSLTDSRGRTVSVTTQINVVAYFSPRLTVLTASRCLADGTPDDEGEFAKVTLAAEIAPVGNMNDKAYKVSKKTVTSEIWTETDISGDYTLSTVTILSDISGDNSWDIKFTVQDYFNSGDTISKTMQLSTGFSLVDYLNGGKGLAFGKAAEKEGFENNLKTWFTGGIEAVALPTGDGTMLYWQDVPGGYYHAVLGSVAGQPSPSGLVHVIRHETDFSAIWHDLTSRNVYRLYGSAAAINGWTLVSGMPVTYAPTLLNSWVNYGDGFAPAEYWKGPDNMVHITGLIKDGGTADGTVIFTLPAGFRPGLKELFPSTLSSGTGRIDVNDNGNVVVKIASAAYTSLAGISFLAKN, encoded by the coding sequence ATGGCATTGTCTGGAACATACACACAGATTTTCACGAACAACAGCGCCTTCCGCTTGCGAATTGAGTGGAGCGCTACGCAGGACATCAGCGGAAACTATTCGACTGTTTGGGCTGATTTATACATAGACTCACTACAGTCCTGGGCAAGCGTGAGCGATGCGACATCGTCCGCCTGCTCTATTACGATAAACGGCTCAACAAAAACGTTTTATAACACATCAACACTATCGGGCTACGGGTCCAAAAAACTCGGATCGCATGGGGTTATTGTGTATCACAACGCAGACGGAACAAAGCAATTCACAATTTCCGCATCGCATAATTTTGACATCACCTGGAACGGCTCATATGTCGGCACGGTTAATGTTTCCGGGAGCGCGTGGCTGAATACTATACCGCGTGCGACAACGCCCACATTGAGCAATTTCAATCCGATCATGGGCGATACCATCACAATCAGTTTGCCGCGCGCATCGGATTCGTTTACGCATTACGTCTATCATGATTTTTTTGTAGGTAGTTGGACGCAGATTAATCAAGTGGCGGCAGGGACATCTCTGCAGTGGACGGTGCCGCTGGAGGAATACGCGAACCGCATCCCGAATGCCGAATCTGGGGGCGGCCGCATCCAAGTGGACACCTACAACGGGGGCACCTACATCGGATCAAAAATCATAAACTTCACGGCGCACATACCCGCCGCGGCTATGCCTAGTATCACAAGCACCAGCATTGCCGAGGCGGTCTCCGGATTGCACGCGAAATTTGGCGCATATGTGCAGAGCAAATCAAAGTTGGCGTTAGCGATGGCAGGAGCGGGCATCTACAAGAGCACCGTTGCAAGTTATAAAATCACGGCAAACGGCACAAGTTATAATACGAATTCGGCCACGACCTCGGAGCTGAATGCATCCGGCACGCAGGATGTCACGTTCTCGTTGACTGATTCGCGGGGACGCACGGTATCAGTCACCACACAAATAAACGTGGTGGCTTACTTTTCGCCGAGATTGACCGTTTTAACCGCATCCCGATGCTTGGCAGACGGAACGCCCGACGACGAAGGAGAGTTTGCCAAAGTCACGTTAGCGGCCGAAATTGCGCCTGTGGGCAACATGAACGACAAGGCATATAAAGTGTCGAAGAAGACTGTAACAAGCGAAATATGGACGGAAACGGACATCTCCGGAGATTATACATTGTCTACAGTCACTATTTTGTCCGACATCAGCGGAGATAATTCTTGGGATATTAAATTTACCGTACAAGACTATTTCAACTCGGGCGATACGATCTCCAAAACCATGCAATTATCCACAGGGTTTTCTTTGGTAGATTATCTCAACGGCGGCAAAGGCCTTGCGTTTGGGAAGGCTGCCGAAAAAGAAGGATTTGAGAACAATTTGAAAACCTGGTTTACCGGAGGGATTGAGGCAGTCGCATTACCCACCGGAGACGGTACGATGCTTTATTGGCAGGACGTTCCAGGTGGCTATTATCATGCTGTTCTCGGCTCCGTTGCTGGTCAGCCTAGCCCTAGCGGATTGGTGCATGTAATTAGGCATGAAACTGATTTTTCTGCCATATGGCACGACCTGACATCGCGAAACGTTTACCGGCTTTATGGATCCGCAGCGGCCATTAACGGGTGGACCCTAGTTAGTGGAATGCCCGTAACTTATGCACCTACATTATTGAATTCTTGGGTTAATTATGGGGACGGTTTCGCGCCGGCGGAATACTGGAAAGGCCCTGACAACATGGTTCACATCACTGGGTTGATTAAGGATGGCGGAACAGCTGATGGGACAGTCATATTTACGTTACCAGCCGGATTTAGACCAGGGCTGAAAGAGCTTTTCCCGTCCACTCTCAGCAGTGGGACTGGACGAATTGATGTGAATGATAATGGGAATGTGGTTGTAAAAATCGCGAGTGCTGCATACACATCTTTAGCCGGTATATCGTTTCTAGCAAAAAATTAA